The DNA window GTGTTTGCAGTTGAGAGTATGGAGGTTTTGTAGTCTTGTGTTTCACGGTATTCTTGAAAGGTAGCTTGCACCTTCTCCGCCACTTCAGATTCATACACACCGGCCGTGATGAGCAGCTTTCTTACTTTGATTGGATTTAATCCCAGTTCTTCGCCGATGGCCTGCAAGGACATCTCAGAATCATAAAGTGCCACAGCACTTTCCATCTGCTCTTTCAGATTTTTCCCGGCATCGTACTCTGGCTTCAACTTCTTCCGGCCACCGCCTGGTTTTCTTGTTTTCTTCATTTTACTCATGCAGCTCCAACGGCAGTCCGTCCGGGTCATGGAAGAAAGTCATCTTCTTGCCGGTGTAATCATCCACACGAATTGGCTCACATTCAATTCCTACCTCTGCCAACTCATTCACTGTCTGCTCCACGCTCTCCACACAAAATGCAAGGTGACGCAGCCCACAGGCCTCCGGGCGGTTCACACGCTTCGGCGGGTTTTCTTCTGCAAAAATCTCCAGCTCTGTGTGTTCGTTAACACGCAGATCTAGCTTCCAATCTTTACGCTCTGGACGGTAGTTTTCTCTGATAACAGAGAAGCCCAGCTTGTTCACATAGAAATCCTTAGCTGCTTTATAGTCAGATACGATGATTGCAATATGATGTATTTTTGATAAATTCATTTTATGTCACACTCCATTTCTTTTATTTCCGTTATAAACTATATAGTGACCTTCAAAAAAACCGTGTGAACTTCTGGAGTTCAGTTTGTCCACACGACCGATCTTATTTCAGTTTTTCGAGGATTTCATCCGCACTCATGCCGCTGGCCAGCAGCTTCTTCAGCGGCCTTAGCATCTGCCTTTGCCTTCTTCGATTCCAGGGATGCCACTTCTTTTTCGGCCTTCTTCAGAGCAGTCTTCAAAGTGTCAATGTTTGCGGTGATGGATGAAATCTCAGCAGTCAGGGAAGTGATAGATTCCTGCTTCTCCGTGATCTGAGATGCGTAGTCGGTATAGGTAGTTTTGGGACGGTTTTTGCTGCCTTTTGTTCTGGGCATAGGTGATAACCTCTTTCCTTTTTAGTGGTTTAAGTATAGCACTGTGTTTGGGTGAGGGCAATATTACTTCTTACCTGAAATCTTTTTCTTCTCGCTCTGCGACACCATCTTTTTCACAGTGTTGGCCTGTGTGTATTGTAGCATTGCTTTCATTCCTTCATCAACACCACCTCCACCAGTTGCTTTTGAGCCACCACCTATGTTTGACATTTGAGCCATCCTTTTTGCTCCACCATGTAATTTATCCATCGGAGTTCCGGTACTTGCTGTGGGTTTGTTTAGTCCATCTACTATTTGCTTTCCTCTTTGGCTAAGAATACTGTCTGCTGCTCTTTCCAAAGAAGTATTACTTTTTAGAACTACTTGTGTATTTTTCTGTTTTCTTTGAAAGAGTGACAAGATTCCCATAATACACACCCCCTATTCTTTTGGGTAGTATGATTCATTTTCAACTATCTTTTCTCACATCTTCGCCGATTGTAAGATCGTTGCCTGCTGCTCACCACGGAGAGGTGTGTGATTATCCGAGCAGCGTAGGGAGCTACCGCTTTCAGTATATCACAATTTCATCCAGTTTTATAGATGTTTTCTTGCCTTCATCACCACACAATACATCAATCCACCGAGCACTCCGCCGACTGTGTTGTAGAAGATGTCCGATAGCTGAAATGTACCCAAGCGAAGCAATAATTGTAAGTAGTGAGCCCCATCAGATAAGCACCACGGCTCTTGCACTCCAACATATTGCTGATAGTCTTTTCATAGAGTTCGCTCTGGGTCAGCACGCCGATGACCAGTGTTCCCTGCTCAATCAGACTGATGGTCCCGTGCTTCAGTTCACCAGCTGCATATGCCTCCGAGTGAATGTAGCTGATTTCTTTCAGTTTCAAACTACCTTCCAAGCAGACAGCATAGTCAATGCCACGACCTACGAAGAACACATCGTGTGCACTGGTGCTGCCAGTTCACTCATCGGCTTCTTCTTAGCCAGCATGACTTCCATCATCTTCAGACTGGTCAGGATGCCGTCGCCGGTGCTGGCGTATTTGGAGAAGATGATATGGCCACTTTGCTCACCACCGATACGGCAGCCATAGGCATCTGCGCCAGAAGCAGTCAAAATATCTTTCACGGCTTTAACAAAAGCATTATATGTATGAAAGCCAAGAAATTGATCTGCCACCCAACCTGCTCCTCTAATTTTACCTTTTCCAGGATACGGTTTCATATAAATATATTTAATAAAATTGGTATTATTTGCTTTATCATTCTTATCCTTTGGACACTCACTAAGACCATAAACATCATAACCAATATTATCAGCTTCACGAAAATATTCCTTATAAACAGATGCATCTTCATTTTTCTTAATATTGTCAAAATTACTATGCACCCAAAGAATTTTCCGCTTTGCATTCACTTTATCAATAACATAATATGACGCATCACCTTCCAAATACCCTATTTACAACTTATCTATATTTATCCTTTTGCAGCTTATTCTCTCTATAAAATAAGCTGCTTGTAGGATTTACATTGATCCATCTTTCTTAAAGACTACCAATATCGTTTTAAACAATATTTTTATATCTAGCCCAATGTCCCAGTTTGTGATATACTCTTTATCAAGACGAACTACCTCTTCAAAATCAGTAATATCACTTCGTCCACTTACCTGCCACATGCCGGTGATTCCAGGCTTAATTGCCAGCCTTGCACGATGGTGAAGCTCATACAGATTCGTTTCTGAAATAAGGGGTGGGCGAGTACCTATAATCGACATATCGCCACGTAATACGTTAAAGAATTGCGGAAATTCATCTAAACTTGTTCGTCTGATAAAATCACCGATTCCTGTCTTATGTGTCCCATCTGGAAGTATCTTATTTCCGATAACACGAGGATCAAAGTCCAGTTTAAACATCTTTCCATCTCCAAGTTTGTTATCTTTCATAAGCTCTGCCTTACGTTCTTCGGCATCCATATACATACTGCGGAACTTGTACATTTTAAATTTCTTTCCATTCTTTCCAACTCGCTCCTGAGCAAAGAAAATTGGTCCCGGTGATGCAATATAAATTGCCGGTCCGACAAAAATACAAATGATTCCGGTAAAAATACATCCAACTAATCCACCCGCAATATCCATCAATCGTTTTAACATTAACTGTCTGGTTGATGCATAATTAATACTTGTCGTAAGGACTGTGTAATTACCAACCTTTTCCACAAACTGTTTTTTCCCTGGCACACTTGTGATCTTTGCAAGATTAAGATGAATGGTTACTCCTGTCTCTGATAATTGCTCAATTAACTCTGACGGATACGGAAGAACTTCTGAAACAACAATCAGAACTTCGTCAATCCATTCCTGACATACATACATTGCTGTAGTCTCTTCGTTGGCAACTACCGGAACTCCATGAATTTCTCTTCCAGTCCAGTCCGCATCAATTACAGCTACACCAGCCAATGAGAATCTGGCATAATTGTTTTCCTGCATACTTAACACTACTTGTTCAGCCACATCTTCTGATGTTACAATCAGTAGTTTACGTTCTCCGCCATCTTTCATCTGTTTTCGCAGAAGTTTTTTCCAAAGTTCTCTGACAACATACGTCATTACTAAATAAATTATTATGGTCAGCATCAATGTTAATCTTGAAAAGTCCTGCCCTTCATGAAGCAGGAATAAATATAAAACCGCTAAGGCACCTACCATAATCGCATGATTTAACGTAACTACAAAATCACGATAGTATCCTCTCTTTAACACGCTTTTCATGGTGCCATATGCAAAAATCATAACCAGATCTGCCAGTTCAAGGAAAACTGCCATATTTCGATAAATAATTGTTTCATATGGATTAAATCCATATCCGCTAATTGCATATGCCAGAACATACGCTAATTGCAAACAGATCATGTCTAAGATTATAAAATCTGTGTGTTTTAACCATCCTTCAGAATCTTTTCTATACATGGATTTTTTCTTTCCTCTTCCATTTTTTTGTAATCTATTTGTTAATCTACAATCGTCCCCACAATTGTAGAAATTGCCTTCAAATTTGAGTGATTTAAAACTAGATAGGATTATTGCTACACAAAGAAGAGCATTAATCCGGAGCATCCAGGAAACCACTTTATTATATATATTCCCACTGGAAATACGATTGGTTTCCTCTAAGGACAAATCATAAGAATCATACTAAGGAACCTAGCTAAGTCAGCATTACTACGACTGCATACACAATCAGGTCATATACCATCAGTGGCCACCGGACGTTCAGTGTATGCTTTCGTTTTTCGTTATTCACATGGATATTTCTGCTGTTTTCTTTGGATTTGCTCATTTGTTCCTCTCCTCCCATGTCTCGTGGAAGGTTCTCCCTTTCATAATACTTCTTCAGAGTTGCTGTTTCGTAATCACATGCTTCTACCAATATTAATTATGTGTTTTTTGAAACATTACTTGGAGTATAAAAATATATACTTCTACACATTTATAATAATTCTACCTTGACCGTCATCTTTCGTCAATATATATTTTATACTTTTTTAATAAATTCCTTAACACTTTCTTAAGCAAAATTTCCGGCTCATTTTTCCCTGCGTGGATGCAGCAGCCACAGCGTATCCCTGCGGCAACAGAATTTTATGTACCGCACATCCCCACAATACTCTCCATCCGCATGAACCACCACCGACTGATCCAGTTCCAGGGTGATCTCTGCGCCGTCTTTGACGTCAAAGCCTTTGATCCCGCCCTGTTTTCCCAGTGCGAGGAGCGGGAGCAGGAAGAACGTTTTCCATTTCGGGATGCCGGAGGCGCTGCTGAGGGAGATGTTTCCGTCGTATGGGGTGCTGTCCGGTGCCATCGGAACACCGCCACCCTCTGCGCGCAGGTTCATGGCTGCGGCGAAGATCATGTTCTGGCAGGTTTCTGTCTCTCCGTCCACGGTCACGGTTGCCCGGAAGGTTTTCATGGAAAATAAGGTCTGTACGGTCAGCATCAGGTAGGTCAGTTTTCCCAGATGGAACCGGTTCAGGACTTTTTTCAGAGTGGAATGGAGCGCTTTCTTACACACGATCGAATCCAGTCCAGCACCGGCGCTGATACCGAAGATTCTTGGTTTTGTACAGTCTTCCCAGCTTACTTCGCCGAGATCGATCCGCTGCAGGGCTTCTCCGTTTTGTTCCTGTTCGATGCAGGAGACGATTTCTGCAAGATTGCCTCTGGTGTTTCGGAGGATTCCCAGGTTTCTGGCGAAATCGTTGCCGGAGCCGGTCGGGATCACGCCGAGGCGGACGCGGTCAAAGTCGGGGATTCCGTTCAGGACTTCGTTGATGGTTCCGTCCCCTCCTACTACCAGCAGGTAGATCGGTCCCTCCGGAAATTTTTCACAGATCTGTCCTGCCAGTTTCATTGCGTGTTTTTCGTAGCGGGTCAGATAGGCGTTGTATGGGATTTCTTTTTCCTGTAAGTATTCTTTTGTTTCTTTCCAGACCGGTACGGCACTTCCGGTACCGGCGCCGTTATTTACGATAATCTGTATCTTGTTCATGATGTTCTCTTTCTGTATATTCCGAATTGCGGTTGCTCAATATTTCTATTGTACATCAGGATATGATTTTTTACAACGAGAACCCGTTTCCCTTTTCGAGAAATCTGTGCTACAATGGTCAACGGAGTATCTTTTATTGAAAACAAAGGAGTTTATTATTGATTATGCAAGTTACTTTTCCTTCCTATTATAAAGCCTTCTCCTGCATCGCGGATGCCTGTCCGGATACCTGTTGTGCCGGGTGGCAGATCATGATTGATGACAGAAGCCTGAAAAAATACCGCCGG is part of the Blautia faecicola genome and encodes:
- the gloA2 gene encoding SMU1112c/YaeR family gloxylase I-like metalloprotein, producing MNLSKIHHIAIIVSDYKAAKDFYVNKLGFSVIRENYRPERKDWKLDLRVNEHTELEIFAEENPPKRVNRPEACGLRHLAFCVESVEQTVNELAEVGIECEPIRVDDYTGKKMTFFHDPDGLPLELHE
- a CDS encoding sugar transferase, with the protein product MYRKDSEGWLKHTDFIILDMICLQLAYVLAYAISGYGFNPYETIIYRNMAVFLELADLVMIFAYGTMKSVLKRGYYRDFVVTLNHAIMVGALAVLYLFLLHEGQDFSRLTLMLTIIIYLVMTYVVRELWKKLLRKQMKDGGERKLLIVTSEDVAEQVVLSMQENNYARFSLAGVAVIDADWTGREIHGVPVVANEETTAMYVCQEWIDEVLIVVSEVLPYPSELIEQLSETGVTIHLNLAKITSVPGKKQFVEKVGNYTVLTTSINYASTRQLMLKRLMDIAGGLVGCIFTGIICIFVGPAIYIASPGPIFFAQERVGKNGKKFKMYKFRSMYMDAEERKAELMKDNKLGDGKMFKLDFDPRVIGNKILPDGTHKTGIGDFIRRTSLDEFPQFFNVLRGDMSIIGTRPPLISETNLYELHHRARLAIKPGITGMWQVSGRSDITDFEEVVRLDKEYITNWDIGLDIKILFKTILVVFKKDGSM
- a CDS encoding diacylglycerol/lipid kinase family protein, which translates into the protein MNKIQIIVNNGAGTGSAVPVWKETKEYLQEKEIPYNAYLTRYEKHAMKLAGQICEKFPEGPIYLLVVGGDGTINEVLNGIPDFDRVRLGVIPTGSGNDFARNLGILRNTRGNLAEIVSCIEQEQNGEALQRIDLGEVSWEDCTKPRIFGISAGAGLDSIVCKKALHSTLKKVLNRFHLGKLTYLMLTVQTLFSMKTFRATVTVDGETETCQNMIFAAAMNLRAEGGGVPMAPDSTPYDGNISLSSASGIPKWKTFFLLPLLALGKQGGIKGFDVKDGAEITLELDQSVVVHADGEYCGDVRYIKFCCRRDTLWLLHPRREK